The genomic region GGTCGAGGCGCTCGAACGCGAACCGCGCGCGGGGCGCGAGCCGCGCGAGCCGAGCTTCCTTGAGCGACACGTCGTAGTACGGATCGAGGTTGTCGACGCCGACGACTTCGTCGCCGCGGTCGAGCAGCGCGGCGGCCGTGTGCATGCCGATGAATCCGGCGGCGCCGGTGACGAGGACCCTGCGGCTCATGATGCCTCTCCGCGCTCGAGCGCCCGGAGCTTCGCGTACTTGAGGAAGCTCGCGAACGCCCCGATCGCGATGTGCGCGAAACCCGCCGCGCCGTCGAGGAATCCGAGCTTCAGCACGTAGAAGCGCAGGAACCGCGCCGCGGGCGACAGCGCGAGGCGGGCGAACCCGGCGCGCTCGCCGCGCGCATGCATCGCTTCGGCCTGCAGCGTCGTGTAGCGGTTCTGTTTCGCCACGTAGTCCTCGATCGATTCGGCGGACGCGTGCAGGAGGTCGCCTCGAAGCCGGGCGACCGGGGCGTCGGCCACGACGTGCTCGTGCACCGGATCGTCGCTCCAGCGCGCGCGACGGCGGTCGAAGAGCCGGAGGCTCCAGTCGGGGTAGCCTTCGCCGTGCGCGAGCCAGCGGCCGAGGAAGCGGTTGCGCCGGGCGAACGCGTACGCGGCCGCGGGCGGCCCCGACGCGAACGCGGAGCGGATCGAGGCCTCGAGTTCCGGCGTCGCGCGCTCGTCCGCGTCGAGGCAGAGCACCCAGTCGTGCCTCGCCGCGGCGACCGCGAAGTTCTTCTGCGGGCCGAAGCCGCGCCACGCCTCGACGAGCACGCGGGCGCCCGACCGGCGCGCGATTTCCACGGTATCATCGCGGCTGCCCGAATCGACCACGACGACGTCCGACGCGAACGGCGCGGAGGCGAGGCACTCCGCGAGGCTCTCCGCCGCGTCGCGCGTGATCACCACCAGCGAAAGAGGCAGCGTGCCGGCCATGGCAGGATCGCCTCCGCGATCTCCCCGTCGTTCGTGACGCCGCGATTCTACGATGGCCCGCGCCGCGGCCGCGAAACGGCCGGGGGCGGCCTGCCCCCGTCGACGGCCGCGTGTGCACCGCCGGCGGCGCGCGCCGCCGCTCCCGCGGGATGAGCGCCGCCCTGATCGTGCGTCCGTCGTCGCTCGGCGATGTCGTCTGGGCGCTGGCGGTCGCGCGCGACATCGCGCTCGCCCGGCCCGGCCTCGCGGTCGACTGGGTGGCCGAGGAAGCCTTCGTCGCCCTGCCGCGGCTGTCGGAGGACGTGCGCCGCGTCGTGCCCATCGCGCTGCGGCGCTGGCGGCGCGAGCCGTTCGCCGTCCGGACCTGGCGGGAGATGCGCGCCTCGCGCGCGGCGCTCCGCGCGCAGCGCTACGAGGCGATCGTCGATGCGCAGGAACAGGTGAAGGGCGCGGTGATCGCGCGCCTCGCGCGCGGCCGCCGCCACGGCTTCGACCGCAGGAGCATCCGCGAGCCGGTCGCGACCTGGCTGCACGACGAGCACCACGCGGTCGCGCGCGACGTCCACTTCGCGGTCAAGTGCCGCCGCCTCGCCGCGGCCGCGGTCGGCTACGCGCTCGATGGCCCGCCGCGCTGGCGCTGGCGCCTGCCCGCTCCGCCCGCGTGCGTGCCCGACGCTCCGTTCGTCGTCGCCGTGCACGCCACGTCACGGCCGGACAAGCGCTGGCCGGCCGACCGCTGGCACGACCTCCTCGCGGGCGTGGACGCAAGCGGACTGCCGGTCCTGATCCCGCATGGGAGCGACAGCGAGGAAGCGCAGAGCCGCGCGCTCGCCGCGCAACTTCGACGCGCGATCGTGCCGCCGCGTCTGTCGCTCGACGCGATGGCCGCGCTGCTCGCACGCGCGCACGCGGTCGTCGGCGTGGACACCGGCCTCACCCATCTCGCCGCCGCGCTCGGGACGCCGACGCTCGCGCTCTTCACCGCCACCGACGCGGCGCTCGCGGGCGTTGCGGTCGCGGGCGAACATGCGCGCGACCTCGGCGGCAACGGCGAGGTCCCCACGGCCGATGCGGCGCGCGCCGCGCTGGGCGGGCTCCTGCGCCGCGCCCCGCGGTGCTGAGCCGCCGTGAACGAACCCTGCATCCCCGTCGGACGCCTTCACGGTTGCTGAGCATGCGATCGCTCTACACGCTCGCCTGGCGCATCGCCGCACCGCTGGCGCCGCTGCGCCTGTGGTGGCGCGGCCGGCGCGAACCCGGATACCGCGAGCACGTCGGCGAACGCTACGGCCGCTACGACGGCCCGGCGCCGGGCGGCGACGTCGTCTGGGTGCACGCGGTCTCGGTCGGCGAGACGCGCGCGGCCGTTCCGCTCATCGAACACATCCTGCGCGAGCGTCCGGGCGCGACCGTCGTGCTGACGGCGATGACCGCGACCGGACGCGCGGCCGGACGCGCGCTCTTCGGCGAGCGCGTCGTGCAGGCGTGGCTGCCCTACGACCTGCCCGGCGCGATGCGCCGGTTCCTCGCGCACTTCCAGCCGTCGTTCGGCCTCCTGATGGAGACCGAGCTGTGGCCGAACCTCGCGGCCGAGGCGGCGATCGCGAAGGTGCCGCTGTTCCTCGTCAACGGCCGGCTCTCGGAGCGATCCGCGCGCCGCTACGAGCACGTCGGATCGCTCATCCGGCCGCTCCTCGGATCGCTCGCCGGCATCGCGGCCCAGACCCGCGAGGACGCCGACCGGCTCGAGGCGCTCGGCGCGCACGGCGTCGCGGTCACCGGCAACCTCAAGTTCGACCTCGCTCCTCCCGCCGACGCGACGACGCGGGCGGCCGCGCTGCGGGCGCTCTACGGTGCCGCGCGTCCGGTCGTCCTCGCGGCCTCGACGCGCGAAGGCGAAGAGGCGCTGATCCTCGACGCGCTCGCCCGTCGGCCGCTGCCGCCGCGCGCGCTGCTCGTGATCGTGCCGAGGCATCCGCAACGTTTCGACGACGTGGCTGCGCTCGTGCGCGCGCGCGGCCACGCGCCGTGGCGGCGCTCGGCGGGAACGCCGCTGCCTGACGACGCCGCGGTCGCGCTCGGCGACACGATGGGCGAGATGGCCGCGTACTACGGCGCCGCGGACGTGGCGTTCATCGGCGGCAGCCTCGTGCCGCTCGGCGGCCAGAACCTGATCGAGGCGCTCGCGATGGGCACGCCGGTGCTCGTCGGACCGCACACCTTCAACTTCGCCGACGCCGCGCAGCATGCGATCGACGCCGGTGCCGCGACGCGCGTGGCCGACGCCGATGCGATGCTCACGCAGGCAGCCGCGTTGCTTCTGGACGACGCGCGGCGCATCGCGATGCGCGCGAACGCGGAGCGCTTCCTCGCCGCGCACCGGGGCGCGACCGGGCGAACCTGGTCCTTCGTGTCGGAACGGCTGGCGAAACCGGCGGCCTGACCGCCGGAGCCGGGACGCCCTACCCGGCGAGCCGCCGGTTGAGTTCCTCGAGGTCGAGCTCGTTCAGCGTGCCGACCGCGGACTTGAGCCGCAGCGTGTTGATCAGGTAGGCGAAGTACGCCTGCGCGAGGTTGCGGCGCTGCGTGAACACCGCCTGCTGCACGTTCAGCACGTCGAGGTTGGTGCGCACGCCGACTTCCTGGCCGAGCCGGTTCGACTGCAGCGCGACCTCGGCGGACTGCACGGCCTGCGCGGTGGCGCGCACCGTCGCCACCGAACTGTTGACGCCGGTGTAGCCCACCTGCGCGTTGAACCGCGCGTTGCGACGCGCGAGCTCGAGCGTGTCGCGCGCGGAGTCCTGCAGCGCGACCGCCTCGCGGATCTTCGAGTCGACGAAGCCGCCCTGGTAGATCGGCAGGTTCAGCGCGAGGCCGATCGCGGCGTTGCGGGCGTGGAAGGTCAGGTCGTTCGCGGTGCTGCCGTTCGCTCCGCTGGCGGCCAGGCTGCCCACGAGGTCGAGCGTCGGCAGGTGTCCCGCGCGCTGGCGGTCGACTTCGAGGGTGGCGACGTCGAAGTTGACCTGCGCGACGCGCACCGCGAGGTTCTCCTTGAGCGCGCGGTCGAGCCAGACGTCGAGGGAGTTCGGCTCCGGCGGCGTCGGATCGAACCCGGGGCCGAGCTTCTTCAGCTCGCGCGGCATGCGGCCGATGATCGCGCGGAGCGCCGTGACCTTGTTGTCGAGGTCGTTGCGCGCCGCGATCTCCTGGGCCGCGATCTGGTCGTAGTTCGCCTGCGCCTCGTTGGTGTCGGTGATCGTCGCGACACCGACCTCGAAGTTGCGCTTGGCCTGGGCGAGCTGCTCCGACACGGCCGCCTTCTGCGCGACCGACAGCTCGACGTTGAACTGCGCGAGCAGCACGTCGAAGTACGCGACCGCGACACGGATGATGAGGTCCTGCTGCGCCGAGGCGAGCGTGAAGTCCGCCTGCTCGACGACGCGACGCGCCTGGTCGTAGGCGACGACGTTCTGGACGCGGTAGATCGGCTGCGTCGCGCTGATCGTCGCGCCCCAGGTCTGGTAGTTGCCCGACGCGACCACCGGCGGCTGGGAGCGCGTGTTGTTGTAGACGTCGTTCGCGTTCACCGACGCGGAGAACCCCACGTTGGGCAGCAGGCCCGCGCGGGCCTGCGGCGCTTTTTCCTGCACCGCGAGCCAGTTCGCGCGCGCCGCGGCGAGCACCGGGTCCGCGCGCTGCGCCTCGCGGTAGATGTCCATCAGGTCTTCGCCGGCGGCGGGAAGCGCTGCGAACGCGAGGGGCACGGCGAGGGCGAGCAGTCGTCGTTTCATCGAACGGACCTTCGAATCGGATCAGTAGCGCGGCATCGCCGGATCCACGTCGTCGGCCCAGGCCGCGATGCCGCCCGCCAGGTTCCACACCGGCGCGAAACCCGCGCGGGCGAGGAAGGTCGCGGCGAGCCGGCTGCGGACGCCGTGGTGGCACAGCACGACGAGGTCGCGATCGCGCGGCAGTTCGTCGAGCCGGCCGGGAAGTTCGTGCATCGGGACATGGATCACGTCGGACAACGCGCAACGCTCGAGTTCCCAGGGCTCGCGCACGTCGACGACCGCAGGCGCGCGTCGTTCCGCGTCCGCGCGCCAGCGGAGAAGCTCGGAAGGCGCGAGGTCGCGGATCAAAACGCGAAGCGCGCCGGCGCGGGCGCGTTGACGAGCGGCTTCACCACGGTTTCGAACAGCGAGGTGACGGCGCAGGCTCCCGGGGCGCTGAAGCGGAAGAGCTTGGCGGTCATCGCGGGGGCGTCGCCGACGATCGCGAACACGCGACCGCCGGGCTTCAACTGGCGGAAGAACGCCTCGTGCAGGATCGGCGTGGAGCCGGAGAGCAGGATGGCGTCGTAGCTGTCGTTGCCGAAGCCCCGCGAACCGTCGCCGACCACGAGTTCGACGTTGTCGATCGCGGCGCGCCGAAGCCGGCCTGCCGCTTCGCGCGAGAACCTCCCGTGGATCTCGACGCTGGTCACATGCCCGGCGAGGCTCGCGATCAGGGCGGTCAGGTAGCCGCTGCCGGTACCGATCTCGAGCACCGTCTCGCCGCGCCTGGGTGCGAGTTCCTGCAGCGCGCGCGCCTCGAGCTTCGGCGCCCACATCGACTCGCCCTCGCCGATCGGAATCTCGAGGTCGGCGAACGCGAGCGCTCGGTACGCGGAGGGGACGAACTCCTCGCGCCGGACCGTGAAGAGGAGGTCGAGCACGGCGGGATCGAGCACCTCCCACGGCCGGATCTGCTGCTCGACCATGTTGAAACGCGCTTGCTCGACGTCCATGGGTTTCGCTCGTGGGGTATCCGGGGAATCGCGCCGAGGCCGTGCCGCCCGACCTCGGCCGATGGGCGCCGATGGCGCCCGGCCGAACAACTGACCGCGGGTCAGTTATTATGCCGTCGTCGATTATCCCATGTCAAATGAACCTCGGCCCCGGCGCGCGCGGCGAGCCCGCACGCGTACGCCCGGATTCGGTTCTCGCGGATCGCCCCCGCATCAGTCCGCGGTTCCCGGATCGGCGGCCGGCGCGCTCGCCGCCTGCGCGGTGCGGCGAGCAGCTCGACGCTCGCGCCTCGCGCGTCGCGCCTCGTGCCAGCGGTCGAGCCAGGCGTAGAGCACCGGCACGACGACGAGCGTCAGGAGCGTCGAGGTGATGACCCCGCCGATGATCGCCCGGCCCATCGGCGCCTGCGTCTCGCCGCCTTCGCCGATGCCCATCGCGAGCGGCAGCATCCCGCCGATCATCGCCGCCGTCGTCATCAGGATCGGCCGCAGGCGCACCTGCCCGGCGTCGCGCAGCGCGTCGTCGAGACTCGCGCCGGCGCGCCGCGCGCGGTTCGCGAAATCGACCAGCAGGATCGCGTTCTTCGTGACGAGCCCCATCAGCATGATGAAGCCGATGATCGAGAAGATGTTGAGCGTCGTGCGCGTGACGAGCAGCGCGAGCAGCACCCCGATGAGCGAGAACGGGAGCGAGGCCATGATCGCGACCGGCTGCGTGAAGCTCGCGAACTGCGAGGCGAGGATCAGGTAGATGAAGATGATCGCGAGGCCCAGCGCGCCGAGCGCGGCCTGGAAGGATTCCTGCATGTCCTGCTGCTGGCCGGCCGCGGCGAGCCGGTAGCCCGCCGGAAGCTGCATGCCGTCGGCGACCTTCTGCACGTCGCTCCCGACGTCGCCGGACGGCCGCCCCTCGACGTTGGCGTAGATGCCGATGCGCCGCTGCAGGTCCTGACGCTTGATGATCTGCGGGCTGCTGGTCTCGACGAGTTCCGCCACCTGTCGCAGCGGCACCATGCGCAGCTGGCCGTCGGGACCGCGGCGGCTCGTCGACAGGTAGAGGTTGCCGAGGTCGGACACGAGCCGGCGGCTGTCCTTCGGCAACTGGACGTTCACCTCGTAGTTCTGGCCGTCGGGCGCGAGCCAGTAGCTCACCGTGTCGCCGGCGACCAGCGGGCGGATCGTCGCGCCGACCTGCTGCACCGTGATGCCCAGGTCCGCGGCGACGTCGTTGTTGAGCCGGATCGACAGCGCGGGATTCGCGGCCTTGTCGGAGGTTTCGAGGTCGGCGATCCCGGGCACCCTGGCCACCCGGTCCGAGAACTCCTTCGCGATGCGCGAGAGCGTGTCGGGGTCGGGCCCGAGCAGGTTGAACCAGATCGGGCGGTCGTAGCCGATCGCGAGTTCGATCCCCGGGATCGGCTTCAGCGTCGCGCGGATCGCGGTCTCGACGTCGCGCTGCGAGCGGGCGCGGTGCGCGCGGTCGACGAGCTTCAGGTTCACGCGCGCGTAGTTGCGGCCGTCCTCGGTGCCGACCGTCGTCATCGCGAGCTCGATTTCGGGAAACGCCTTCAGCGCCTCCTCGACCTGGCGCACCTTGCCGTCGGTGTATTCGAGGCTCGATCCGACCGGCGTGTTGAGCCGCAGCGAGATGAAGCTCTCGTCGGCCTGCGGGATGAACTCGGTCCCGACGAGCGGCACGACGAGGAAGCTCGCGAGGAACGTCGTGAGCGCGATCGCCACGACGCTCTTGCGGTGGCCGAGCGCCCAGTCGAGGATCCGGCCGTAGAGGACGTGCACCGCGTCGATGCCGCGCTCGACGCGGTCCATGAAGCGGCCGAGCCAGGGGACGCGGCGGAAGCGCGAGCCCGGCGGGTCGTGCCACACCGACGAGAGCATCGGGTCGAGCGTGAAGCTGATGAACAGCGACACCAGCACGGCGACCGCGACCGTCATGCCGAACTGGAAGAAGAACCGGCCGATGATCCCGCTCATGAACGCGATCGGCACGAACACCGCCACGATCGCGAAGGTCGTCGCCATCACGGCGAGGCCGATCTCGTCGGTGCCCTCCATCGCGGCCCGGCGGTGGTCCTTGCCCATCGCCAGGTGCCGCACGATGTTCTCGCGCACGACGATGGCGTCGTCGATCAGGAGGCCGATGCACAGCGACAGCGCCATCAGCGTCAGGAAGTTGAGCGTGAAGCCGAACGCGTAGAGCGCGATGAAGGTCGCGACCACGGCGATCGGCAGCGTGAGCCCGGTGATGACGGTGCTGCGCCAGCTGTGCAGGAACAGGAAGACGATCAGCACCGTCAGGAGCGCGCCCTCGACGATCGTGCTCTTGACCCGGTTGACGCTCTTCTCGACGTTGTCGGCGGTCGAGTTCACCACCCGGACCTCGACGTCGGAGGGCAGCCGGTCCTTGAGCGAGGCGACCGCCTCGCGCACGTTGCGCCCGGTCTCGACGATGTTCGCGTCCTGCGCCTTGCGCACGTCGATGGTGATCGCCGGACGGCCGTTGATGCGCGCGTAGCTCGACGGCTCCTTCTCGCCGTCGACGACGTCGGCCACCTGGTTCAGGTAGACCGGCGCCCCGCCCTGCTGCGTGACGATGATGCGGCTGAACTGCTCGGGATCCTTGATCCTGCCCTCGACCCGCACGACCGCGTCGGACGCGCCGCTGGTGAGGCGCCCGGCCGGCACGTCCTGGTTCGCCTCGCGGATCGCGTTCATCACCTGGTCGACCGAGATCCCGAGCGCGGTGAGCGCGTGCGGCTTGATCTGGACCAGGATCTGGCGCGTGAGCCTCCCGTTGACGTCGATGCGCGCGACGCCCGGGAGGTTCTCCAGCGCCTTGACGATCGTCTGGTCGGTGAGCGAGGTCAGTTCGCGCAGTCCGGTCGAGGGCGACAGCACGGCGAGCGAGACGATCGGGGCGTCGTTCTCGTTGTCCGCCCGGATGACCAGCGGATCCTTGACGTCGCGCGGGAAGCCGGGGCGCACCGTCGCGATCTTGTCGCGCACGTCCTGGATCGCCTGCGCCACGTCGGTCGACATGCGGAACTCGACGAACACCTGGCTCGAGCCCTCGCGCGAGTTGCTGAACATGCGCTTGACGCCCGCGACCTGGTTGACCGCGTACTCGATCGGCTTGGTGACGTCGTTCTCGACCGCCTCGGGCGCCGCGCCCGGGTAGTTCGTGAGGACCATCACGAACGGCAGGCTCACCTCGGGCATCTGTTCGACGCGCAGCCGCTGGTACGAGAACACGCCGAGCACGGTGATGCCGACCATCACCATGGTGGCGAACACCGGGTTGCGTATCGAGGTTCTGGTGATCCACATCTCAGGAATCAGGAATCAGAGGACAGGGAACAGATGCGGCGGTGATTTCGGTGGCGGCGCATCGAGCGCCGATGGGCGATCCCTGTGGGTCGGGCTTCAGCCCGACACGGTTCGCGCCGAGGCCGCGCAACGGCGTCGGCCTGAAGGCCGACCCACCGCCGCTCCCCCGTGGGTCGGGCTTAAGCCCGACACGGTTCGCGCCGAGGCGATGGAAGGGCGTCGGCCTGAAGGCCGACCCACCGCCGCTCCCCCGTGGGTCGGGCTTCAGCCCGACACGGTTCGCGCCGAGGCCGCGCAACGGCGTCGGCCTGAAGGCCGACCCACCGCCGCTCCCCCGTGGGTCGGGCTTCAGCCCGACGCGGTTCGCGCGCCGAGGCGATGGAAGGCGTCGGCCTCAAGGCCGACCCACCACCGCTCCCCCGTGGGTCGGGCTTGAGCCCGACACGGTTCGCGCCGAGGCGCGGCAACGGCGTCGGCCTCAAGGCCGACCCACGCACGCTCCCCCGTGGGTCGGGCTTCAGCCCGACAACGCTCGCGCCGAGGCCGCGCGCAACGGCGTCGGCCTGAAGGCCGACCCACCGCGCTCCCTCGCGGCCGGCTTCAGCCCGGGCGCGCATCGCGCCGAGCCACGCGCACGGCGTCGGCCTGAAGGCCGACCCACCACCTGACGGGGTTCGCCGCGTCGATGCAGTTTCCTTGTAGGTCAGGCTTTCAGCCTGACGCCCGTGGGAGGACCGTGGCGCAAGGCGTCCGGCTGAAGCCGGACCCACGAGGTGGCTGCAACGGCGCTTCATGCGCCGCCACCGTAAACACCGCCGTGACTGACAACTGTCAACTGCCAACTGACTTCTGCTTGACCGCACGCGCCTCGGACGTCGGCGCCGGCGCCTTCACGAGCGCCGGCGCGCCCTCCTTGAGATTCTCGAAGCGCGTCGCGAGCACCGGCAGGTCCTTCGGGAGCGGCGTCTTCACTTCGACCAGACCCGCATCGTCGTCGCGCCGCCCGATCGTCACGATGCGGCGCGCGAGCTTCCCGCCGTCGACCACCCAGACGTAGCTCTGCCCGGCCTCGGTGCGGACCGCGGAGGCGGGCAGCGTCGCCATCGGCGCGCTGGCGGCGAGCGCGATGCGGCCGTTGGCGAACATGCCGCTGCGCAGCGCCGCGTCCGGATTGCGCAGCGCGACGTAGACCATGATCGCGCGCGTGCCGGGTTCGGTCGCCGGATTGATGCGCGCGATGCGCCCGGCGAACTTGCGCTCGCCGAAGCCGTCGACCGCGAGTTCGACCGCCATGCCCGCCGCCAGCCCGGGCACGTCCACCGCGGGCACCAGCGCCTGCAACTCGAGGTCCGACAGGTCGACGACGGTCACGAGCGGCGCGTCCTGCGCGACCTTCTCGCCGCCCTGCACGTGCCGCTTGCCGACGATGCCCGCGATCGGCGCCACGACCGTCGCGTCCTTGATGGCGTTGCGCGCGAGCAGCACCTGCGCTTCCATGCTCTTGACGTTGCCTTTCGCGACGTCGTAGCCGGATTGCGAACTGTCGAACGCGGTCTGCGAGATGAACTTCTCGTTCAGCAGCTTGACGTTGTTGGCGCGGGTCTTCTCGGCGAGCGCCATCTGCGCCTTCGCGCTCTCGAGCGCGCCCTGGCGTTCGATCAGCTTCGCGTCGAGATCGGCGGTGTCGATGCGAGCGAGCACCTGCCCGGCCCGCACGGCCTCGCCTTCGCGCACCAGCACCTCCCGGACATCGCCCGGGACCTTGGCTTTCACCGTCGCCTGGTGGACCGGCGTCAGCGTTCCGGAGATCGGCAGCCAGCGCGACATCGCCGCCGGCGTCAGGTAGGCGAGGTCACCCTCGCCGAACTGCAGCGGCACCGGCGGGCCGCTGGCGGCCTTCGCGGACGTGCCCGGCGCCTTCACCCACGGCCGCGCCGCGAACAGGGCGGCCGAGGCCGCCGCCACGATGGCGAGTACGACGAGCGCGCGGCGCCCGGTGATGCGCAGACCCATGGTTTCCCTTTCCCCCGGTCCGGTGTTGCCGGCCGCTGGTGATTCCCGACGTCCGGCCCGTTCCTGGCGGTTGGACGCGGCAGGACCGCCGTCCGGATTCAGGCTCCGGCGGCGCCCGTCAATGTCGCATTGCTGCGCCCCGACGCCCAGCCGCAGCGACGAGGCGCCCCGGGGCCCGACCGAGCGCGCCCGGCCCCGACGGGTCGCGCCGGTGCCCGGGCCGCTCGCCGGCCTTCGGAACCGCCATTTGACACCAGAAATGGCCCCTGCGACAATTTTATGTTTCCCCTTTCCACCTGTTCCGGACATCTCCGGAGGAGCCCCCAGATGAACACCCCGAAGAAGCTCGGCCTGACGCTCATCGCGGCCGCGCTCGTCACCGTCTACGGCTGCGGCAAGAAGGAAGAGCCGAAGAAGGCCGAAGCCCCGAAAGCCGCGGTCGAAGACGTCGTCGTCGTCAAGATCGGCCATGCCGGCCCGCTGACCGGCGGCATCGCGCACCTCGGCAAGGACGACGAGAACGGCGCCCATCTCGCGGTCGACGAAGCCACCGCGAAGAAGCTCAAGATCGGCGGCAAGACGGTCAAGTTCGAACTGATGAGCGAAGACGACCAGGCCGACCCGAAGATGGGTCCGACGATCGCCCAGAAGTTCGTCGACGCGAAGGTCGCGGGCGTCGCCGGCCACCTGAACTCCGGCGTCACGATCCCGGCGTCGGCGGTCTACAACCAGGCCGGCATCCCGATGATCTCGGGCTCGGCGACCAATCCGAAGCTCACCGAACAGGGCTTCAAGAACATCTTCCGCACGGTCGGCCGCGACGACCAGCAGGGCCCCGCGGTCGCTCAGTACCTCGCCGCGCAGAAGATCAAGAAGATCGCGATCGCCGACGACGCGACGGCGTACGGCGAAGGCCTCGCGAACGAAGTCGAGAAGACGCTGAAAGCGGCGGGCGTCCAGGTCGTGGCGCGCGAGAAGGCCACCGACAAGACGACCGACTTCAAGGCGATCCTCACCAAGATCAAGGGCAAGTCGCCCGACGCGGTGTTCTACGGCGGCATGGACGCGACCGGCGGCCCGATGATCAAGCAGGCGCGCGAACTCGGCATCAAGTCGGCGTTCGCGTTCGGCGACGGCGCGTGCACCGACGAGATGGCGAAGCTCGCGGGCGCGGCGGCCGAAGGCCTCATCTGCTCGCAGGCGGGCCTGCCGGCATCGGCGGCCAGCAAGGAGTTCAACGACGCGTTCAAGGCGAAGTACGGCGAAGTGAAGCAGTACGCCCCGTTCTTCTACGACGCGGTGAACCTGATGATCGCCGCGATGCAGAAGGCGGACTCGACCGATCCGGCCAAGTACCTGCCCGAACTGCAGAAGATCAGCCACAACGGCGCGACCGGCAAGATCGAGTTCGACGAGAAGGGCGATCGCAAGAACGCCGAGATCACGATCTTCCAGCTGAAGAACGGCAAGGTCGAGCCGATCGCCGTCGTCCAGGCCGGCAAGGCCACCCCGTTCGCCGAATTCGTCAGCGCCATGGGCTCGGCATCCGCGGCGCCCGCTGCCGCGCCGGCGACCCCGCCGGCGCCGGCCCCCGAGGCGCCGAAGAAGTAACCGCGCTTCCCTGCACCGAAAGGCGGCGCCTC from Burkholderiales bacterium harbors:
- a CDS encoding efflux RND transporter periplasmic adaptor subunit, which codes for MGLRITGRRALVVLAIVAAASAALFAARPWVKAPGTSAKAASGPPVPLQFGEGDLAYLTPAAMSRWLPISGTLTPVHQATVKAKVPGDVREVLVREGEAVRAGQVLARIDTADLDAKLIERQGALESAKAQMALAEKTRANNVKLLNEKFISQTAFDSSQSGYDVAKGNVKSMEAQVLLARNAIKDATVVAPIAGIVGKRHVQGGEKVAQDAPLVTVVDLSDLELQALVPAVDVPGLAAGMAVELAVDGFGERKFAGRIARINPATEPGTRAIMVYVALRNPDAALRSGMFANGRIALAASAPMATLPASAVRTEAGQSYVWVVDGGKLARRIVTIGRRDDDAGLVEVKTPLPKDLPVLATRFENLKEGAPALVKAPAPTSEARAVKQKSVGS
- a CDS encoding branched-chain amino acid ABC transporter substrate-binding protein; amino-acid sequence: MNTPKKLGLTLIAAALVTVYGCGKKEEPKKAEAPKAAVEDVVVVKIGHAGPLTGGIAHLGKDDENGAHLAVDEATAKKLKIGGKTVKFELMSEDDQADPKMGPTIAQKFVDAKVAGVAGHLNSGVTIPASAVYNQAGIPMISGSATNPKLTEQGFKNIFRTVGRDDQQGPAVAQYLAAQKIKKIAIADDATAYGEGLANEVEKTLKAAGVQVVAREKATDKTTDFKAILTKIKGKSPDAVFYGGMDATGGPMIKQARELGIKSAFAFGDGACTDEMAKLAGAAAEGLICSQAGLPASAASKEFNDAFKAKYGEVKQYAPFFYDAVNLMIAAMQKADSTDPAKYLPELQKISHNGATGKIEFDEKGDRKNAEITIFQLKNGKVEPIAVVQAGKATPFAEFVSAMGSASAAPAAAPATPPAPAPEAPKK